A stretch of the Halictus rubicundus isolate RS-2024b unplaced genomic scaffold, iyHalRubi1_principal scaffold0358, whole genome shotgun sequence genome encodes the following:
- the LOC143364240 gene encoding E3 SUMO-protein ligase ZBED1-like: MALVAGEVIHIIKCVPVDVKIRHTATCFTELPVQHVNKSQFLTPMTRIITNHGTHRDCNQILPKSPQVLQPLKEPIWRYVNPSNLATSGIYTQSDLNNLKDDIMFPAEKSAVLNSVARSITGKTLPDGSISIMNMINEETLDKIAENTAEKLWHGFITFGSFSAGVCTRYKLLTSSSRVYEKIRTQLHVSMQPNHTSSFTYYGGCNCWTSRSQEGYINVNAHIIDDQWKPHIMTICIEELEERHTAENLADCLQNVAIQFGIQDKIVAITNDSASNIVSAVNRLPNVEFDVTCAAHKIHLAIQSALKEGDVSHVLAKASKIVAHFRHSVLASKSLEMKQEQLNLPKLKLIQSVRTRWNTELQMSERLVENRSAITNVLADRNITNQKQAQNLEMLESEWKVLEILIQLLKPLEVATTILSGGILSMVQPIVRAIISNHLIPAKDKYNEEDNIIVIINELTTQLSTRFSLEWYLESTVLVPAASKASFLDPRFKQLLSETGTAKIKIRESIERETTEYSLNIGETDEAEKNRTRALDFIFMRAGGRQNTSSSQQYMLYLVEPEIDANMDPFEWWKSHEQKMPIIAQLAKKYLCIPATSVASERVFSAAGNIVTPSRNCLANENVTTNTFLHQNKTYFMSGVTSATNVVRMYMHVCIVTLSS, encoded by the exons ATGGCCCTTGTGGCCGGGGAAGTAATacacattattaaatgtgtGCCAGTCGATGTAAAAATTCGACACACTGCAACCTGCTTCACTGAATTGCCAGTCCAGCATGTAAATAAGTCACAGTTTTTAACACCTATGACTCGCATCATCACCAATCATGGAACACATAGAGATTGTAATCAAATACTACCA AAATCACCTCAAGTATTACAGCCACTTAAAGAACCAATATGGCGCTACGTTAATCCATCAAATTTGGCTACCAGTGGAATCTACACTCAAAGCGATCTTAATAACTTAAAAGATGACATCATGTTCCcagccgaaaaatcagccgtaTTGAATTCTGTGGCTCGAAGCATAACTGGTAAAACCTTACCAGACGGATCAATTTCCATAATGAACATGATAAATGAAGAAACACTCGACAAGATAGCAGAAAACACAGCCGAAAAATTATGGCACGgattcattacatttggatccttcagcgCAGGAGT ctgcACTCGCTATAAATTACTAACTTCAAGTTCAAgagtttatgaaaaaattagaaccCAATTACACGTGTCCATGCAACCAAACCATACTTCGTCGTTTACGTATTATGGAGGATGCA ATTGCTGGACCTCGAGATCTCAGGAAGGATATATAAATGTTAATGCCCACATTATAGACGATCAATGGAAGCCGCATATTATGACTATTTGTATAGAGGAACTAGAAGAACGCCATACAGCAGAAAACTTGGCAGATTGCTTGCAAAATGTGGCTATTCAATTTGGCATACAAGATAAAATAGTCGCCATAACGAATGACAGTGCAAGCAACATTGTATCTGCTGTAAATCGTTTGCCTAACGTCGAGTTTGATGTAACTTGTGCTGCTCATAAAATACATTTGGCAATACAAAGTGCGTTGAAAGAAGGAGATGTGTCTCACGTCCTTGCGAAAGCAAGCAAAATTGTGGCACATTTTCGACACTCGGTGTTGGCTTCGAAAAGTTTGGAAATGAAGCAGGAGCAATTAAACTtgccaaaattaaaattaatccaAAGTGTTCGAACGCGGTGGAATACGGAGTTACAAATGTCCGAGAGACTGGTGGAAAATCGCAGCGCGATTACAAATGTACTCGCCGATAGAAATATTACAAACCAGAAACAGGCACAAAATTTAGAGATGCTggaaagtgagtggaaagtctTGGAAATACTGATACAACTTTTGAAGCCTCTCGAAGTTGCTACAACAATTTTGTCAGGAGGAATTCTTTCAATGGTTCAACCAATTGTGCGAGCCATCATTAGCAATCATTTGATTCCTGCAAAAGATAAGTACAATGAAGAAGACAACATCATTGTAATCATAAATGAATTGACCAcgcaactgtcaacgcggtttTCTTTAGAATGGTACTTGGAAAGTACAGTTCTAGTTCCAGCCGCAAGTAAAGCTTCCTTTCTGGATCCTAGATTCAAGCAGCTTCTTTCAGAAACCGGAAcagcaaaaattaaaataagagaaAGCATTGAACGCGAAACAACAgaatattctctgaatattggaGAAACTGATGAAGCTGAAAAAAACAGAACTAGAGCTCTGGATTTTATTTTCATGCGAGCCGGCGGTAGGCAGAACACATCATCCAGTCAACAATACATGTTGTACCTTGTGGAGCCAGAGATAGACGCGAACATGGACCCATTTGAATGGTGGAAATCGCATGAACAAAAAATGCCAATTATTGCACAATTGGCCAAAAAATACTTATGCATCCCTGCTACCTCGGTGGCTTCAGAACGAGTTTTCTCTGCAGCAGGAAACATAGTTACACCGAGCAGAAATTGTTTAGCTAACGAAAATGTGACAACGAATACATTCCTCCACCAAAATAAAACTTActt CATGAGCGGTGTGACCAGTGCGACGAATGTTGTACGTATGTATAtgcatgtatgcat TGTTACTTTGTCTTCATGA